One genomic region from Microcystis panniformis FACHB-1757 encodes:
- a CDS encoding glycoside hydrolase family protein — translation MKVSQNCIDLIKKWEGCKLTAYKCPAGVWTIGIGTTCYPDGRRVREGDKITDQQAEGFLVNECEEKAKAVDELVNVDLHQNQFDALVSFAYNVGIGAFKESTLRRKLNEKDYEGAANEFKRWNKATVNGVQVVLEGLTNRRKDEEALFRKNDSFGTPIELEVSPEHSVTWLKGYLDGGNTVVVAYNDQQVVEVVKLETHLKDDLIDLLQQYPNARNFHLAEPGSPIPQATQIVFAGRNQTLSLVENPPQLNRGLLLKGMSDEDAPGYDIREMQERLKDLGYYQKELDGIFGSGTDEAVRKFQADVFGHSEADGKVGPKTWAKLWGEETTPTPTPQPAEGTYLRLTKTNQKDGDGLYILILEYIKNGQVKDHLKVCSGQRSKQLFRTGPQSVSGSMEPLPEGKWYINDILWAGGKDKYGPTVFSNGLGPVTTPIKYVGPNSTRRSAIEIHIDWNGKYCHGPCPGTAGCLGIYDIADYKKLVSWLRDTNPHDLYVDWGLGTCPQPQE, via the coding sequence ATGAAAGTATCACAGAACTGTATTGATCTGATCAAAAAGTGGGAAGGTTGTAAGCTTACCGCTTATAAATGTCCTGCTGGCGTTTGGACAATTGGGATTGGAACAACTTGTTATCCTGATGGACGACGTGTTCGGGAAGGGGATAAGATTACTGATCAACAGGCGGAAGGCTTCCTTGTCAATGAATGTGAGGAAAAAGCCAAAGCTGTAGATGAATTAGTAAATGTTGATCTTCATCAAAATCAGTTTGACGCTTTAGTTTCCTTTGCTTATAACGTAGGCATCGGAGCTTTTAAAGAAAGTACCTTACGACGTAAACTGAATGAGAAGGATTATGAGGGGGCTGCCAATGAATTTAAACGTTGGAATAAAGCAACAGTTAACGGAGTACAAGTTGTGCTTGAGGGGTTAACCAATCGCCGTAAAGATGAGGAAGCTTTATTCCGTAAAAATGATAGTTTTGGAACTCCTATTGAGCTTGAAGTCTCTCCTGAACATTCTGTAACTTGGTTGAAAGGATATTTAGATGGGGGAAATACAGTAGTTGTTGCCTACAATGATCAACAAGTGGTAGAGGTTGTTAAACTAGAAACCCATCTTAAAGATGATTTGATCGATCTGTTGCAACAATATCCCAATGCTCGGAATTTTCATCTTGCCGAACCTGGGAGTCCTATTCCGCAAGCTACACAAATTGTATTCGCAGGTCGTAATCAGACACTTTCTCTAGTGGAAAATCCACCTCAATTAAATCGAGGACTGTTACTGAAAGGCATGAGTGATGAAGATGCCCCCGGTTATGACATCCGAGAAATGCAGGAACGCTTAAAAGATTTAGGCTATTACCAGAAAGAATTGGATGGTATCTTTGGCAGTGGCACGGATGAGGCGGTCAGAAAATTCCAAGCTGACGTTTTTGGTCACTCCGAAGCAGATGGGAAAGTCGGACCAAAAACTTGGGCTAAATTGTGGGGAGAAGAAACAACACCCACACCTACTCCTCAACCTGCTGAAGGAACTTATCTCCGACTGACTAAAACTAACCAGAAAGACGGTGATGGTTTATATATTCTCATTTTGGAATATATCAAGAATGGACAGGTAAAAGATCATCTTAAAGTTTGCTCTGGACAACGGAGTAAACAACTATTCCGTACAGGTCCTCAAAGTGTATCGGGTTCCATGGAACCGCTGCCTGAAGGCAAATGGTACATTAATGACATTCTCTGGGCAGGTGGCAAAGATAAATATGGACCGACTGTTTTTAGTAATGGTCTGGGTCCAGTTACTACCCCTATCAAATATGTCGGACCGAATTCCACACGGCGAAGTGCTATTGAAATCCATATTGATTGGAATGGAAAATATTGTCATGGTCCCTGTCCAGGAACGGCAGGTTGCCTTGGTATCTACGATATTGCTGACTACAAAAAATTAGTTAGTTGGCTACGAGATACTAATCCCCATGATCTATATGTGGATTGGGGTCTAGGAACTTGTCCTCAACCTCAAGAATAA
- a CDS encoding DUF2235 domain-containing protein: MKSRLIVCCDGTWQDLGQGYPTNVVKMVQAITPLDDTKGNPIRQIIYYDEGIGTKQTNAEVTDILIKIGGGALGIGMDHKIEDAYRFLCLNYQPEDEIYLFGFSRGAYTVRCLAGLIYNCGLLYREFIRQIPKAYEIYREKQDPNNAPNGKNAIDFRNQYGRRVPIKALCCWDTVASLGIPDIVHSLHLDEKFNERYHFYDSTINPTIEKAFHAVAIDEIRKVFDVTLMRPHSTHIRQQKEQVVQVWFPGGHGCVGGGSQEESGLSDGALLWMMEQVEALGLTLDKSYIQHGVHPNCSAYFDNTSKWPFNVAGTAPRQFEGDVSNLHESVKNRWTDLNVNPPYKPAIPEIQMMLEQELGALRKKEIVSV, encoded by the coding sequence ATGAAAAGCCGTCTTATTGTTTGTTGTGATGGAACTTGGCAAGATTTAGGACAAGGTTATCCTACCAATGTTGTCAAAATGGTGCAGGCTATCACGCCACTTGATGATACTAAGGGCAACCCCATCCGTCAAATCATCTATTATGACGAAGGCATTGGGACAAAACAAACTAATGCCGAGGTGACTGATATTTTAATTAAAATTGGTGGAGGTGCTTTAGGCATTGGCATGGATCATAAGATTGAGGATGCCTATCGTTTTCTGTGCTTAAACTATCAACCTGAAGATGAAATTTATCTCTTTGGGTTTAGTCGGGGAGCTTACACTGTACGCTGTTTAGCCGGGTTAATTTATAATTGTGGTTTGTTGTATCGGGAATTTATCCGACAAATCCCCAAAGCCTACGAAATTTACCGAGAAAAACAAGACCCAAATAACGCACCTAACGGTAAAAATGCCATTGATTTCCGTAATCAGTATGGACGACGGGTTCCCATTAAAGCCTTATGCTGTTGGGATACGGTTGCTTCTTTAGGTATCCCCGATATCGTTCATTCTCTGCATTTAGATGAAAAGTTCAACGAACGTTATCACTTTTATGATTCGACCATCAATCCCACAATTGAAAAGGCGTTTCATGCAGTTGCCATTGATGAAATTCGTAAAGTCTTTGATGTAACGCTAATGCGTCCCCATTCTACCCACATCAGACAACAAAAAGAACAAGTGGTTCAAGTTTGGTTTCCGGGGGGTCATGGTTGCGTTGGTGGAGGTTCTCAGGAAGAATCTGGCCTATCCGATGGAGCTTTATTGTGGATGATGGAACAAGTCGAAGCCTTGGGTTTGACCTTAGATAAAAGTTATATTCAACATGGAGTTCATCCCAATTGTAGTGCGTATTTTGATAATACGTCAAAATGGCCATTTAATGTAGCGGGAACAGCACCTCGCCAATTTGAAGGGGATGTTAGCAATTTGCATGAAAGTGTTAAAAATCGCTGGACAGACCTGAATGTTAATCCCCCTTATAAACCCGCTATTCCCGAAATTCAAATGATGCTTGAGCAAGAGCTTGGTGCTTTGAGAAAGAAAGAAATAGTCTCTGTTTAG
- the cysK gene encoding cysteine synthase A, which yields MRIAHDVTELVGRTPLVQLNRIPQAEGCLGRIVMKLEGMNPAASVKDRIGTHMINSAEKAGLINPETTVLVEPTSGNTGIALAMTAAAKGYRLILTMPETMSLERRAMLKAYGATLELTPGSQGMKGAILRAQQIVDSIPGAYMLQQFRNPSNPEIHRLTTAEEIWQDTEGQVDFIVAGVGTGGTITGVAELIKSRKPSFQVVAVEPFNSPVISGGNPGPHKIQGIGAGFIPEVLRTDLIDEVITVSDEEAFQFGRRLAKEEGLLSGISSGANLCAAIQLAQRPENEGKLIVVIQPSFGERYLSTLMFQNIEERELTLV from the coding sequence ATGCGTATCGCTCACGATGTCACCGAATTGGTTGGCCGCACACCTTTAGTACAATTGAATCGGATTCCCCAAGCGGAGGGCTGTCTTGGCCGAATTGTGATGAAATTAGAAGGGATGAATCCCGCTGCTTCCGTCAAAGACCGCATTGGCACTCACATGATTAATAGTGCCGAAAAAGCGGGTTTAATCAATCCAGAAACCACGGTTTTAGTGGAACCCACTTCTGGCAATACGGGAATTGCCCTAGCGATGACTGCGGCAGCTAAGGGTTATCGCTTAATTTTAACTATGCCGGAAACGATGAGTTTAGAGCGCCGGGCGATGTTAAAAGCCTACGGTGCTACCCTAGAACTTACCCCCGGTTCCCAAGGTATGAAAGGGGCAATTTTACGCGCGCAGCAAATTGTCGATAGTATCCCCGGCGCTTATATGTTGCAACAATTTCGCAACCCTTCTAACCCAGAAATTCACCGTCTCACCACTGCTGAGGAAATTTGGCAAGATACGGAGGGACAGGTAGATTTTATTGTTGCGGGTGTGGGTACTGGAGGCACGATTACGGGAGTCGCTGAATTGATTAAATCTCGTAAACCTAGTTTTCAAGTAGTCGCGGTGGAACCTTTCAATAGTCCGGTGATTTCTGGGGGTAATCCCGGTCCCCATAAAATTCAAGGTATCGGTGCGGGTTTTATTCCGGAAGTTTTACGCACAGATCTGATTGATGAGGTAATTACTGTCAGTGATGAGGAAGCTTTTCAATTTGGTCGTCGTCTGGCAAAAGAAGAGGGTTTACTTTCGGGGATTTCTTCCGGTGCCAATCTTTGCGCCGCGATTCAACTGGCCCAACGACCGGAAAATGAGGGTAAATTAATTGTGGTGATTCAGCCTAGTTTTGGGGAACGTTATCTGAGTACCCTGATGTTCCAAAATATCGAGGAGCGCGAGTTAACTTTGGTGTAA
- a CDS encoding helix-turn-helix domain-containing protein, which translates to MEKAYSFRFYPTPTQESLLRRTLGCVRLVYNKALHERTQAWYEKQERVGYAQTSSMLTDWKKQEELVLRFLLCNGRGL; encoded by the coding sequence ATGGAAAAAGCCTACTCGTTTCGATTTTACCCCACACCAACACAAGAGTCGCTATTGCGGCGCACATTGGGCTGTGTAAGATTAGTTTACAATAAAGCTCTCCACGAACGAACACAAGCTTGGTACGAAAAGCAAGAAAGAGTAGGCTACGCTCAAACTTCTTCAATGTTGACCGATTGGAAAAAGCAAGAAGAATTGGTTCTTCGGTTTTTGTTATGCAATGGACGGGGGTTATAA